A genomic region of Caenorhabditis elegans chromosome V contains the following coding sequences:
- the T27C5.10 gene encoding G-protein coupled receptors family 1 profile domain-containing protein (Predicted), with the protein MSKKTFLHKIDDFLVEIYSYLNYVIFIISIVGIILNVLHLLVLFRKSMRQLTINIFMIGIAVCDFSQMISFVVVITTQFYINYKTTQISPDCYPPQSYVEYKINHIFTFISNVSPKLAVWLGVSLAILRASVIRNPTNSR; encoded by the exons ATgagtaaaaaaacttttttgcataaaatcgATGATTTTCTTGTAGAAATTTATAGTTATTTGAACTAtgttatatttattatttccaTTGTTGGCATTATTCTGAACGTGCTCCATTTGCTTGTGCTTTTCCGAAAATCTATGAGGCAACTGACAATTAATATATTTATGATCGGAATTGCagtttgtgatttttcccAAATGATTTCATTTGTTGTAGTTATAACAACACAATTTTAcataaattacaaaacaaCTCAAATTTCTCCAGACTG TTATCCACCTCAATCTTATGTTGAGTACAAaataaatcacatttttacatttatttcaaaCGTGTCGCCAAAGCTTGCAGTCTGGCTGGGAGTTAGCTTGGCTATTCTTAGAGCATCAGTTATCAGGAATCCTACCAATTCGAGGtaa
- the srbc-27 gene encoding Serpentine Receptor, class BC (Class B-like) (Predicted) — translation MEAPRLSGSLVLSINLFGVICSTFSCIMNIFILKKEKKNNEMVLFCFRYFLAAVYGLTVAIHILSVILYNFYNQDNPDLHAFTVLAAFFSSNILTMRGIVTLTISVERVVAVCSPMVFRYYRPMIPNNVILTLILLYGLFEYLILFAICDYHLNVSYNCVNVGCAMNSCFRLYFRPLKLIIYGPTLLFAIILSLKLICKAGKTTNKDPTMNRANRLALIDVIIIFFFDVLLSIFLTVFDQNNLLTNSGPFASVLRELGCSIEALLVFRLVKQKSNVTSTPTTSKLNVLVKSVK, via the exons ATGGAAGCACCCCGTTTGTCAGGTAGCTTGGTGCTGTCCATAAATCTGTTTGGTGTCATTTGCTCAACTTTCTCGTGTattatgaatatttttattttgaaaaaagaaaa aaaaaataatgagatGGTTCTATTTTGTTTTCGTTATTTCTTAGCCGCTGTTTACGGATTAACGGTTGCAATTCACATTTTGTCTGTGATACTATACAATTTCTATAATCAGGATAATCCTGATCTTCATGCTTTTACAGTTCTCGcagcatttttcagttcaaatatATTAACAATGCGAGGAATCGTGACACTTACGATTTCAGTTGAAAGAGTTGTA GCAGTTTGCTCACCAATGGTTTTCCGGTACTATCGACCAATGATTCCGAATAATGTGATTCTAACTTTAATATTGCTTTACGGCCTGTTCGagtatttaattttgtttgcaATTTGTGATTACCACTTAAATGTTTCGTACAATTGTGTTAACGTTGGTTGTGCCATGAACTCATGCTTTCGTCTATATTTCCGGCCGTTGaaatta attatataTGGCCCCACTTTATTGTTTGCAATCATTTTATCATTGAAGTTGATCTGCAAAGCGGGTAAAACTACAAATAAAGATCCGACCATGAATAGG GCAAATCGTCTCGCATTGATTGATGTTATAATTATATTCTTTTTTGATGTTCTGCTGAGCATTTTTTTGACCGTCTTTGACCAAAATAATCTGCTCACT aactctgGACCATTTGCATCAGTTTTAAGGGAACTTGGATGTTCTATTGAAGCTTTGTTAGTTTTTCGTCTTGTGAAACAGAAAAGTAATGTTACAAGCACCCCCACAACAAGCAAACTAAACGTTCTGGTCAAAAGCGTAAAATAG
- the F20E11.18 gene encoding uncharacterized protein (Partially confirmed by transcript evidence), translating into MHFVVYILVLVACAPIIGFSQMYDDGSYSSHEDGIVSDGVQAVKGIVQDAENTLTDGLSKILPQGSNHEHQLQNRPQLYEGGVGNGILQEGILRDGFVEGGILNKGKNGRDYIVG; encoded by the exons ATGCATTTCGTTGTCTACATTCTTGTCCTTGTCGCCTGTGCTCCGATTATCGGATTCTCACAGATGTATGATGATGGTTCTTATTCTAGTCATGAAGATGGT ATAGTGAGCGATGGAGTGCAGGCGGTGAAAGGGATTGTGCAAGACGCTGAGAATACGCTCACAGATggtctttcaaaaatattaccGCAGGGATCAAACCATGAGCATCAACTTCAGAATCGTCCACAATTGTACGAAGGAGGAGTGGGTAATGGAATTCTGCAAGAAGGAATATTAAGAGATGGCTTTGTTGAAGgaggaattttaaataaaggCAAAAACGGAAGAGACTATATTGTTGGATAg
- the F20E11.18 gene encoding uncharacterized protein (Partially confirmed by transcript evidence), producing MHFVVYILVLVACAPIIGFSQMYDDGSYSSHEDGAVKGIVQDAENTLTDGLSKILPQGSNHEHQLQNRPQLYEGGVGNGILQEGILRDGFVEGGILNKGKNGRDYIVG from the exons ATGCATTTCGTTGTCTACATTCTTGTCCTTGTCGCCTGTGCTCCGATTATCGGATTCTCACAGATGTATGATGATGGTTCTTATTCTAGTCATGAAGATGGT GCGGTGAAAGGGATTGTGCAAGACGCTGAGAATACGCTCACAGATggtctttcaaaaatattaccGCAGGGATCAAACCATGAGCATCAACTTCAGAATCGTCCACAATTGTACGAAGGAGGAGTGGGTAATGGAATTCTGCAAGAAGGAATATTAAGAGATGGCTTTGTTGAAGgaggaattttaaataaaggCAAAAACGGAAGAGACTATATTGTTGGATAg
- the srsx-2 gene encoding G-protein coupled receptors family 1 profile domain-containing protein (Predicted), with amino-acid sequence MVSAAIVNQICIASEIVVFDVLGLFGHINFLCLTYKKPSLRSKSSYLQCALSVSHIICLLFEIPNAALLFTGIRLKRNVCFPAISIYVFFICFQAVIILMLVVDLLIIVFFTTFYRKIGTITYIAMMLVIPFIYSAFTVVLGFLKMDDEVIIFCNPPIGLHPDVGRFWSMSNVIFNTITLFLFVFLMIVFHFKGKRQKSDTRKLMKSLKVSTIVFIFSWYMCMLANDLFVAIGITGPLLVFCKSNMVFFALVCFAQPFYVMLWKSSDYRDAFIDMWSFLECVKNMKSSKISHKVSNVSSVALSVKRSIKQ; translated from the exons ATGGTCTCTGCGGCAATAGTTAACCAGATTTGTATCGCATCCGAAATTGTCGTTTTCGATGTTCTCGGACTTTTTGGAcacatcaattttttgtgcttGACGTACAAAAAACCTTCATTGCGGTCGAAATCCT cttatcTCCAGTGTGCTCTAAGCGTGTCACACATTATTTGTCTCTTATTTGAAATACCAAACGCCGCACTTTTGTTCACTGGAATTAGGCTTAAGCGGAATGTTTGTTTTCCGGCAATATCAATTTACGTATTTTTCATCTGTTTTCAAGCTGTAATAATACTCATGCTGGTCGTCGATTTACTGATCATTGTCTTCTTCACCActtt ctaCCGTAAAATCGGAACCATAACCTATATTGCCATGATGCTAGTCATACCCTTTATATATTCAGCATTCACGGTTGTattgggatttttaaaaatggatgATGAAGTAATAATCTTTTGTAATCCGCCAATTGGACTTCATCCAGATGTCGGCAGGTTTTGGTCAATGTCAAATGTTATATTCAATACAATTacactatttttatttgtgttcCTAATGATTGTTTTCCACTTTAAGG GAAAGCGGCAAAAAAGTGACACTAGAAAGTTGATGAAAAGTCTAAAAGTTTCCACAATTGTCTTCATTTTCTCCTGGTACATGTGCATGCTTGCAAACGATTTATTTGTCGCCATTGGAATAACTGGACCGCTTCTTGTATTTTGTAAGAGCAATATGGTTTTTTTCGCGCTTGTCTGTTTTGCCCAACCATTTTATGTGATGCTGTGGAAATCATCGGACTATCGAGACGCTTTCATTGATATGTGGAGTTTCTTGGAATGtgtgaaaaacatgaaatctAGTAAAATATCGCACAAGGTGTCAAATGTATCATCAGTTGCTCTTTCTGTGAAGAGATCAATCAAGCAATAA
- the srh-154 gene encoding Serpentine Receptor, class H (Confirmed by transcript evidence) — protein sequence MCSTSLSFFASEQTYIKLLHTLTILELSTHSFGAYIIITKTPKKLESVKASMLYLQFVGAFVDVYFSWLAMPILVLPLCAGHAIGLLSFFGVPSSLQVYVGFCSLAVMVMTVVIFLEDRRYRLVNGQKSNKMRKLYRLLFVTANYVYATLYPAPIYFLLPDQEYGRILSKSKNPCIPNEYLNHPNFFLLDLDGKYTSICILLMLSSLVSQMFWQIGLIFRQMLKNPSVSQNTHRLQYQFLIAMSLQGTIPMIIIVFPAFFYVVSIMLNYHNQGANNLSFLIISMHGVLSTLTMLMAHRPYRQSIVKMLNLNFNKAGGGVQRIWTLSRRNN from the exons ATGTGCTCGACTAGCCTCAGCTTCTTTGCTTCCGAGCAAACATATATAAAACTTCTACATACTCTTACCATACTTGAACTTTCCACTCACTCTTTTGGAGCATACATCATCATTacaaaaacaccgaaaaagtTGGAATCCGTGAAGGCCAGCATGCTCTATCTACAATTTGTTGGAGCATTTGTCGATGTCTATTTCAGTTGGTTAGCTATGCCGATTCTAGTACTACCTTTATGTGCAGGACATGCGATTGGcttactttcattttttggggttCCAAGCTCGTTGCAAGTTTATGTAGGTTTCTGTTCACTAGCAG TTATGGTTATGACAGTAGTGATCTTTCTGGAAGATCGTCGATATCGGTTGGTGAACGGTCAAAAGTCaaacaaaatgagaaaattgtatCGGTTACTGTTTGTCACAGCTAATTATGTTTATGCTACATTGTACCCTGCTCCCATATACTTTTTGCTTCCCGACCAAGAATATGGaagaattttatcgaaaagt aaaaatccgtGTATTCCGAACGAATATTTAAACCATCCTAATTTCTTTTTGCTTGATCTCGATGGAAAGTATACTTCAATTTGTATCCTGCTTATGTTGAGTTCTCTGGTCTCTCAaatgttttggcaaattggacTGATTTTCCGTCAGATGCTCAAAAATCCGTCCGTTTCTCAAAATACGCACCGACTACAATACCAGTTTTTAATTGCAATGAGCTTGCAAGGCACCATTCCAATGATTATCATtgtttttccagcttttttcTATGTTGTCTCAATTATGTTAAATTATCATAATCAAG GTGCAAATAACTTATCGTTTCTTATCATTTCCATGCATGGAGTTCTATCAACGTTGACAATGCTCATGGCACACAGACCGTATAGACAATCGAttgtcaaaatgttgaatCTGAATTTCAATAAGGCAGGTGGTGGTGTTCAACGTATTTGGACGCTTTCCAGAAGAAATAATTAA
- the srh-203 gene encoding Serpentine Receptor, class H (Predicted), translating to MDFSCIPDVNYFDSPQFLAISMHIVTVIVTPFHFLGLYCVLYETPRQMKGVKWYLLNLHVSVMLFDYSVTLLTIPFLLATKLAGFSLGLAKYLSVPFIVPALTAVYCFGLMFIAIVVIFENRFRVICTFSWKPKWESFKSMFMPFHYFIYTFMFSIIFFLVPDQKSALQQVFQTFPCLPREIYEAPVYVIADDVTFPVIVIFLGVVAVTVEILFYLMYLIWNSIKQLKENKMSQKTFQLQKQFLFAIIVQSSVQMICFIIPLLTFWFAFLEGYYNQGLVNFQFIIASLHGIVSTLAMLLLHKPYRAAVARIFWRSMRLQPQTTQISVISGKRSGTVLL from the exons ATGGATTTCTCCTGCATTCCCGACGTTAACTATTTTGATTCTCCTCAATTTCTAGCAATCTCTATGCATATTGTCACTGTAATTGTCACACCGTTCCACTTTCTCGGACTATACTGCGTATTATATGAAACTCCAAGACAAATGAAAGGTGTCAAGTGGTATTTATTGAACTTGCATGTTTCGGTTATGTTATTCGACTATTCTGTGACACTTTTGACGATTCCGTTTCTGTTGGCGACGAAGCTAGCGGGGTTTTCGCTTGGCTTGGCAAAATATCTGAGTGTTCCGTTTATCGTGCCAGCGTTGACAGCGGTCTATTGTTTTGGAC taatgTTCATTGCAATCGTTGTTATATTCGAGAATCGATTCCGGGTTATTTGCACTTTCTCGTGGAAACCAAAATGGGAATCCTTTAAGTCAATGTTTATGccatttcattattttatctACACATTTATGTTTTCTATCATCTTTTTTCTCGTTCCTGATCAGAAATCCGCATTGCAGCAGGTGTTTCAG ACTTTTCCCTGCCTTCCCCGTGAAATATACGAAGCTCCCGTCTATGTGATCGCCGACGATGTTACTTTTCCCGTAATCGTCATATTTCTAGGCGTAGTAGCTGTCACTGTAGAAATACTATTTTATCTCATGTACCTCATCTGGAATAGTATCAAACAGCTgaaggaaaataaaatgtcACAGAAGACATTTCAACTTCAAAAGCAATTTCTATTCGCGATTATTGTGCAGAGCAGTGTCCAAATGATATGTTTCATCATTCCTCTTCTAACTTTTTGGTTTGCGTTTTTGGAAGGCTATTATAATCAAGGATTGGTCAACTTTCAATTTATAATTGCTTCATTACACGGGATAGTTTCAACGTTGGCAATGCTGTTACTTCACAAGCCTTATCGAGCAGCTGTTGCGCGAATTTTCTGGAGATCAATGAGGCTGCAGCCACAGACGACACAAATTTCTgtgatttctggaaaaagaaGTGGAACCGTACTTCTTTAA
- the str-200 gene encoding Serpentine receptor class r-10 (Predicted), translating into MFQQACAIISLFTNSLLVFLILKNSPPQLGTYKWLMLYTGLFELIYASLNIFVEPTIGTFQSVCYLFQDLRKSIFGHDITLIFILGYSSCFGFSLSIFASHFIYRYGVVNADFKQKYLSGWKQTLLYIVPVCCGVIWGMICGIALSESSLKSAFLRMYFQEAFNLKIEECVYVASYFWPLDDHGVSYPDTISFVGIGIMSLILSSSFSNVIYFGIKCYNYISQQLGELSTQSQAIKSLQAQLFYSLIFQFAIPCLLMYLPAGTIFMITMFDLGFDMEFPLLSFTVAIYPAIDPLPTIFIIKSYRRGLIGMLTCRKKNQLTTTS; encoded by the exons ATGTTTCAACAAGCATGCGCAATTATTTCATTATTCACAAATTCTCTCCTGGTCTTCCTGATTCTCAAAAACTCGCCGCCTCAATTGGGAACCTATAAGTGGCTCATGTTGTACACAGGCCTCTTTGAGCTAATTTATGCCtcgttgaatatttttgtagaacCC ACAATTGGAACATTTCAATCGGTTTGTTACTTATTTCAAGATTTAAGGAAGTCTATATTTGGTCACGACATCACATTGATTTTTATAT TGGGCTACTCTTCGTGCTTTGGATTTTCACTATCAATTTTCGCGAGCCATTTCATTTATCGTTATGGTGTTGTAAACGC agatttcaagcaaaaatatttatctggCTGGAAACAAACTCTTCTTTACATTGTTCCAGTTTGTTGTGGTGTTATTTGGGGGATGATTTGCGGGATAGCTTTAAGCGAATCTTCATTGAAGTCTGCCTTTTTGAg aATGTATTTCCAGGAagcttttaatttgaaaattgaggaatGCGTCTACGTTGCTTCTTATTTTTGGCCACTTGATGATCACGGTGTTTCCTATCCCGACACTATATCATTTGTGGGTATTGGTATTATGTCTCTAATTCTT AGTTCTTCGTTTTCGAATGTTATTTATTTTGGAATCAAATGCTACAACTATATATCCCAGCAGCTCGGAGAGCTATCTACACAGTCCCAGGCAATAAAGTCTCTTCAAGCTCAACTTTTCTACTCTTTAATCTTTCAATTCGCAATTCCTTGTCTCTTAATGTACTTGCCTGCCGGGACGATTTTCATGATTACTATGTTTGATCTCGGTTTTGATATGGAATTTCCACTCCTTTCCTTCACCGTTGCAATTTACCCAGCAATTGACCCACTTCCaactatttttataattaagaGTTATAGGAGAGGGCTGATTGGTATGCTCACTTGTCGCAAGAAAAATCAACTCACGACTACTTCGtga
- the srz-48 gene encoding Serpentine Receptor, class Z (Predicted), whose protein sequence is MLNYNISELLKNDERFKGIDFRWGPIFLYFFFAFIIIYTILLPFYVFTNKLNHKRDNEMFIYPTAHFCQMVKVSYLVFVSACFNFILAVSVNSLQTNRVLIALLFFALFNVLYIITQAFHVLIFVLAVERFFIYFFPSSEKIFKSLSIKIKHLYFVIIAKDFSCFVFTVWKRNAAFQTVFQNLTWVDFFFLMTWCINDIIVFISALLYIPIFISVRKLVNLQSVQRSKPHNYIFLQTMVVFTLKSIHILIYIMTSHGGNFSPILFTNWIIVTDFITTPLIVQMSYLSCNKRNMSVLFSSHSIRYFFNVLFHLKTGAVVFPRQTSQNNYSTL, encoded by the exons atgttGAATTACAATATTTCAGAGCTTCTTAAAAACGACGAAAGGTTCAAAGGAATCGATTTTCGATGGGGCCCgatatttctttattttttctttgcattCATAATTATTTATACCATACTACTTCCATTCTACGTATTCACCAACAAATTGAACCACAAGAGAGATAATGAG atgttcaTCTATCCCACTGCCCACTTTTGCCAAATGGTGAAAGTATCCTATTTGGTATTTGTGTCTGCATGCTTCAACTTTATTCTTGCCGTCAGTGTTAATTCATT acaGACAAACCGAGTGCTCATTGCATTATTGTTCTTTGCCCTATTTAACGTACTTTACATTATTACTCAAGCATTCCACGTATTAATATTTGTACTCGCCGTTGaacgattttttatttatttcttccCATCaagcgaaaaaatatttaaatctCTGTCTATCAAAATCAAGCATCTGTATTTTGTGATCATTGCaaaagatttttcatgtttcgtATTCACAGTTTGGAAACGCAATGCGGCATTTCAGACGGTATTTCAAAATCTAACTTGggttgattttttctttttg ATGACGTGGTGTATCAATGACATTATAGTGTTTATCTCGGCACTTTTAtacattccaattttcatcagTGTTCGGAAGCTTGTGAATTTACAGTCAGTCCAACGTTCCAAGCCCCATAACTATATTTTCTTGCAGACAATGGTTGTTTTTACACTTAAATCA atccaTATCCTCATATATATAATGACGAGCCATGGTGGTAATTTCTCTCCTATATTATTCACGAATTGGATAATAGTGACAGACTTTATCACTACTCCATTAATTGTCCAAATGTCATACCTGTCGTGCAACAAGAGAAACATGAgcgttttattttcttcacacagtattcgatattttttcaatgttttattccATTTAAAAACGGGTGCTGTTGTATTTCCACGTCAAACATCGCAAAACAATTACTCTAcactttaa